The following are encoded together in the Syngnathus scovelli strain Florida chromosome 12, RoL_Ssco_1.2, whole genome shotgun sequence genome:
- the c12h10orf71 gene encoding cardiac-enriched FHL2-interacting protein isoform X3, whose protein sequence is MTSVEKRRSSRKNGGHRKQSDGGFSDTSSGGSFLDETDREVRSLTDKAFRSLCIGEEAVYNDSDLGPSSPCVQRDRQQAFRQSGPENENGDREELKRAAHESFSLMVQQLEHDLIYDGMYGAEMNRNPQWDVCGDRTQGRVSATFQHPLMEMTQEDRSLEEDPLSYFTNGATDLSLQHRRSRSRVSSLIRAFNCEDGAVMEDQLREWNDEARWNRPDMMTMPSAYQQNFTNGHSAMVGQFSSQDTNLFSTEAAAMSHMNAASSFVGLSHNNPNMMTQVDCNTNFFIHSEFSPFRIWRDHNRIQQGEVSRYMHSSEFPKWDQTPMYKELSLEPQMNGSPMFQKRGGKHHRMAPVAPNHPQQSISTSTRLQKASALEKRCESEQAVHYPHRMRTRSLGTNRLPSQRPLTASPFGEMSHNVQETLSSVEALHQQIKIMTEQNNNPRLTTNRHGPLHSDDTLFGVTMEQNAASQNTSSLSNVGQLVPMSQAEPPDSRQDVGSPHIVEHPPVCAESRGATPDARMSSYKSRASSLLFNLKDNRKRVKSTYSPTKFKGCETTEKSREPLLWESKDTVIDIPDCLQEDIQESNWTDGASHQYIQPYHSPGLFSPGSTSQSNTGQVSDYKMAQRQDETVHQSGHIPENYTRNHFSEDLALFSPYKQDVADIQVGAGAYTHKSSFNTTDMNWQMGESSQISREDAHLKERDVRHSAEVTQQNQNKHNNRNVSKESWGSPNTPNQLALKAVVAPWKQDTSPFKEKHQHAQANQQAIPVKQISPPRNDHRRESQLDTNKEAKRKPKCNIPDPDFCEKDTKENYLRQNNHGNGHKETGKTMQNQEISQRKVYPQILKEEKPKAAEQQKTSNSQNISLSASGRTERVHQVKGGQLMEVMAGQNTPKGIQSEQRQSKIQQWDHLHPKDTSALWQTGSVEAERAQPEKTIEITGVTAKSGQDEAKEQRNKQIKGKQKDRTNEKPTRAPTQVGDSKGESNYVNAKAEEMRGVQSERVQAEQADLEELKGKQRPLESVRAQPSQKDNIILDEVEEQTNRIDQEGEQKMLQEVREENVQRDETVPKQVNKEEAQLQAKAEDEMEARSGNDKQHEKKSERESKVNAQPKEEIHKAREKNYFARKAELAKMELTNMELAKVVLAKHQHTKQRSSKPTAIRTMQHHIKSEPNKIDRVKVELAKAKAELAKIKEKTKGEQSVRDKYGFSDSLPHKMTRGSNISSKDDNVTPSAVSLDVAEVNTNQSNGDNTTVSRESNKDKVTSNKGNENLYTYSESSKEFKLSQEDYLPSCVDKRETGDAVSDIGKEDKIKKLESFYPDFYSSASEHSESARNPERKHKSERLKAMAQKEKAQTKQEILTSKVKAQAEKEISALMEGFASREVFTSKNTTKPLPASQTLHLKQKPPSHEVLRDHGISISGNNATKHQTEALGMEDKALPSFEGISNQLQQLLPTEPMKSNDPTPEIAPTEMIMTPGYSASTEKQADHHEIRSPIQNKDQESKYSKEQTAVEPDENSEKLESESLIFKPDPPVNNMKSQQDASKDGVVQKDFVFGQIKSSGAEDNLKMMMGVIVTEKLDNQEGSGEPDTSFLNSSTETSQKSECLIHINSGQTKETLPTENKTQNEVGMNIHHEETTKISVTENVTEEMASPLQQYSNINPEPQSKIQVEGPMPGKAVTPTLSSINKAAAETQPQDVTTSEMAGCTLETFDAAKNCRKDQDEIKTKEMTPQLKDVTDELINTGLDSNQDSNKAAAETQFLTPSLEEDIAPDINPSKLSHIENESAPLLEEYRSDNTTPQLVKTESMNASSKHKESNVGIMNQLEDVHIDNIVISVIPAAVKTENVEKLQSTTGSDVAAVEEHQHQASASAGENMSTSIKNQETTSKDCDEPKKEKLEDKLSVQDVLASVRKLADSMKNTDRNSRMNTTREDRGTDIGHTPHATEGDYFQVQGIPGISLRDNSTHTDVSDVSKALEHSDQVSAQNKSASSTVSVENESMRKHERVAADKNSLTHSDCPTEVQNSEKMATAITVDVRKQQTNLRSGLSVRERHNSRISQPSKEEPEVKAKPKNKVSTIPEISALADYARLKVIVPEDRENKIQEFPPHKKEGFFPLIQSRHSRRPVFTAEPQEKKDKSEPKKTEINTKVSKEPRPVVFPITEKEHQRTGMFKLGEKDRREKTTSDVKDHERVLENQLPQFTQRQTTKDQVKNEVNREEVQKVDRQIVSRQRHNQMQASSHSSSINKARECHQSQPQKLIDTPNPNEKMSDLTSIDSLVLRNKGSFTKPNVEPIFQDSASRIRNVINEDTTRERKSEQSRKEKLDTYQEETKDKRLAQAKLQQQEEASKRREAIIAEDIKKKIEERRALISEERKRAQREAAYWEKVKEAQRTEEGKKGKQTEGRRTNPGKDEKRNIQEGENTLKAQEEKQVNISGGQRNRLEQRQAERTPQDEEQIRAVLIEEQRLAKRIEERRLAEQARIKKIQEGLRDEQRRERQKRAEQMMRENKETTDGKPNTNSNLREEQLSKDERVSAPEEQIRDDDVMAKMEEEYLTAQSETSSTGEEQKRASRLMDALQYYTITTADKKPKEGQTDSPLPLQQKQQTSVPAEESGSHRRLPRPHAPPSPAPSLPRSNTSSPALGGKPLMFRVKDNTKGSSFTKSVKPRFHKNFTEESRANSPIEGRAERREDDLEVLRRNTGTPINPDAVKGLNRLTPINESSVSQPASSSQDHSAPLAHHRPFSRRSIALDDDDSRSVISNMSEDVQSFATGSVDIADLRGLYDYERPVSACSFSSDMSRLGKPPSVPPKSDKALRRAQRLTTRRIKKEVTQSSATNPAEKTQQEATDRPASASTELQ, encoded by the exons ATGACATCAGTGGAGAAACGCCGCTCGAGCCGAAAGAATGGTGGACATCGAAAGCAAAGCGACGGAGGTTTCAGTGACACCTCAAGCGGTGGATCCTTTCTGGATGAGACCGACCGTGAAGTCCGTAGTCTCACCGATAAAGCCTTCAGGAGTCTCTGCATTGGAGAAGAGGCCGTTTATAATGACTCGGACTTGGGTCCCTCTTCACCTTGTGTccagagagacagacagcaggCCTTCAGGCAGAGTGGGCCGGAGAATGAGAATGGCGACAGGGAGGAGCTTAAAAGAGCAGCTCATGAAAGCTTCAGCCTGATGGTACAGCAGTTGGAACATGATTTGATCTATGACGGAATGTATGGGGCAGAGATGAACAGAAATCCACAGTGGGATGTTTGTGGAGATAGAACACAAGGGAGGGTTTCTGCCACATTCCAACACCCTTTAATGGAAATGACCCAGGAGGATAGATCTCTTGAAGAAGACCCACTTAGCTACTTTACCAACGGAGCCACAGATTTGAGTTTGCAGCATCGAAGAAGCCGTTCCAGAGTTTCTTCACTCATCAGAGCATTTAACTGTGAGGATGGAGCAGTTATGGAGGATCAACTCAGAGAATGGAATGATGAGGCACGCTGGAATAGACCAGATATGATGACCATGCCTTCAGCATATCAGCAAAATTTTACCAATGGTCATTCCGCCATGGTTGGCCAATTCTCATCCCAGGACACCAACCTTTTCTCTACTGAAGCAGCTGCAATGTCTCACATGAACGCTGCCTCCTCTTTTGTGGGATTGTCTCACAATAACCCTAATATGATGACACAAGTGGACTGTAACACCAACTTCTTCATACACAGCGAATTCAGTCCCTTCAGAATATGGCGAGACCATAACAGGATCCAGCAAGGTGAAGTCTCAAGGTATATGCACAGTTCAGAGTTCCCAAAGTGGGACCAGACACCCATGTACAAGGAGCTTTCACTGGAACCCCAAATGAACGGTTCTCCTATGTTTCAAAAGAGGGGTGGAAAACATCACAGGATGGCCCCTGTGGCTCCCAACCATCCTCAACAAtccatttcaacatccacaaggTTACAGAAAGCATCTGCCTTGGAGAAGCGCTGTGAGTCTGAGCAGGCGGTTCATTATCCTCACAGGATGAGGACACGGAGTCTAGGAACAAACAGACTTCCATCCCAACGGCCATTAACAGCATCGCCTTTTGGAGAGATGTCTCATAATGTTCAGGAAACACTCAGCTCTGTTGAGGCCCTACATCAACAGATTAAAATAATGACGGAGCAAAATAACAATCCGAGGTTGACAACTAATAGACATGGACCTCTTCATAGTGATGACACTCTATTTGGGGTCACCATGGAGCAAAATGCTGCAAGCCAGAACACCAGTAGCCTCTCCAATGTTGGCCAGCTGGTTCCCATGTCCCAAGCAGAGCCACCAGATAGTAGACAGGATGTAGGTTCTCCTCACATTGTGGAACATCCACCAGTATGTGCCGAAAGTAGGGGAGCCACACCTGATGCAAGGATGTCAAGCTATAAATCCAGAGCCAGCAGCCTCCTCTTCAATCTCAAAGACAACAGAAAGAGagtgaaaagtacatacagtccTACCAAATTTAAAGGCTGCGAAACAACTGAAAAAAGCAGAGAACCTCTTCTGTGGGAATCCAAAGACACTGTGATTGATATACCTGACTGTCTACAAGAAGACATTCAGGAATCTAACTGGACTGACGGAGCCTCACATCAATATATTCAACCCTATCACAGCCCCGGACTTTTTTCTCCTGGATCAACTTCTCAGTCCAATACAGGGCAAGTTTCAGACTATAAGATGGCTCAGAGACAAGATGAAACAGTCCATCAGTCTGGGCACATACCTGAAAATTACACCAGAAATCATTTCAGTGAAGACCTGGCGTTATTTTCTCCCTATAAGCAGGACGTGGCCGACATTCAGGTGGGAGCGGGGGCATACACACATAAATCGTCTTTTAATACCACAGACATGAATTGGCAAATGGGTGAAAGCAGTCAAATATCTAGGGAAGATGCCCATTTGAAAGAACGAGATGTGAGGCATTCCGCTGAGGTGACTCAACAAAATCAGAACAAACACAATAATAGGAATGTTTCAAAGGAAAGTTGGGGATCTCCAAATACCCCAAATCAATTGGCTCTGAAAGCAGTTGTAGCTCCATGGAAACAAGACACTTCACCTTTTAAAGAAAAACACCAACATGCTCAGGCAAACCAACAAGCTATCCCTGTAAAGCAGATCAGTCCACCAAGAAACGATCACAGAAGAGAAAGTCAGCTGGACACAAATAAAGAAGCCAAGAGAAAACCAAAGTGTAATATTCCTGATCCAGACTTCtgtgaaaaagacacaaaagagaATTATCTACGACAGAACAATCATGGAAATGGACATAAAGAAACTGGCAAAACTATGCAAAATCAAGAAATAAGTCAGAGAAAAGTATATCCGCAAATATTAAAGGAAGAAAAGCCAAAAGCAGCTGAGCAACAGAAGACATCAAATAGTCAAAACATCTCATTATCAGCCAGCGGGAGGACAGAAAGGGTCCACCAAGTAAAGGGTGGGCAATTGATGGAGGTCATGGCTGGGCAAAATACACCTAAAGGAATACAGTCAGAGCAAAGACAATCTAAAATTCAGCAGTGGGATCATTTGCATCCCAAAGACACGTCTGCTTTGTGGCAGACTGGTTCAGTTGAAGCAGAACGGGCGCAACCAGAAAAGACTATTGAAATAACAGGGGTTACGGCCAAGTCAGGACAAGATGAAGCAAAAGAGCAAAGAAACAAGCagataaaaggaaaacaaaaagacagaaccAATGAGAAACCAACAAGAGCTCCAACTCAAGTTGGAGATAGTAAAGGAGAAAGCAATTATGTAAACGCAAAAGCTGAAGAGATGAGAGGTGTGCAGAGTGAACGAGTCCAAGCAGAGCAAGCTGACTTGGAGGAACTTAAAGGCAAACAGAGACCATTAGAGTCAGTTAGAGCTCAACCATCTCAAAAAGACAACATCATACTGGATGAGGTCGAGGAACAAACAAATAGAATTGATCAAGAAGGAGAACAGAAAATGTTACAGGAAGTCAGAGAAGAAAATGTTCAAAGGGACGAAACCGTCCCAAAGCAAGTCAACAAGGAAGAAGCTCAACTACAGGCTAAAGCAGAAGACGAAATGGAAGCGCGTAGTGGAAACGACAAGCAACACGAAAAGAAATCTGAGAGAGAATCAAAAGTCAATGCTCAACCTAAAGAAGAAATACATAAAGCCAGAGAGAAAAATTATTTTGCCAGAAAAGCAGAACTGGCTAAGATGGAGCTAACAAACATGGAGCTGGCAAAAGTAGTACTCGCAAAACACCAACACACAAAGCAAAGATCATCCAAGCCCACGGCAATCCGAACAATGCAGCATCACATCAAGAGTGAGCCCAATAAAATTGACCGTGTAAAGGTTGAGTTAGCCAAAGCTAAAGCTGAGCTCGCAAAAATAAAGGAGAAAACGAAGGGAGAGCAAAGTGTGAGAGATAAATATGGCTTTAGTGATTCACTTCCACACAAAATGACACGAGGGTCAAACATTTCTTCTAAAGATGACAACGTAACTCCATCAGCTGTGTCACTAGATGTTGCAGAAGTTAATACCAACCAATCAAACGGTGACAACACCACAGTCAGTCGTGAATCCAATAAGGACAAAGTCACCTCTAATAAAGGCAATGAGAATCTTTATACCTACAGCGAGTCATCCAAAGAATTTAAATTATCTCAGGAAGACTATTTACCTTCTTGTGTAGATAAAAGAGAAACTGGTGACGCAGTTTCTGATATTGGAAAggaagacaaaataaaaaagttggaaTCATTTTATCCCGACTTCTATTCTTCTGCTTCAGAACATTCAGAGTCTGCTCGAAATCCTGAAAGGAAACACAAATCTGAgcgtctgaaagcaatggcccaGAAAGAGAAAGCTCAAACAAAACAGGAGATTCTTACttccaaagtaaaagctcaAGCTGAGAAAGAGATTTCAGCTCTGATGGAAGGTTTTGCTTCACGGGAAGTCTTCACATCTAAAAACACCACCAAACCACTACCAGCTAGTCAGACTCTTCATTTGAAGCAGAAACCTCCATCGCATGAAGTGCTCAGAGACCATGGAATCTCAATATCTGGTAATAATGCTACTAAACATCAGACGGAAGCATTAGGAATGGAGGACAAAGCTCTTCCCAGCTTTGAAGGAATAAGCAATCAACTGCAACAGCTACTTCCCACAGAGCCTATGAAGAGCAATGACCCCACTCCAGAAATTGCACCCACAGAGATGATAATGACACCAGGCTATTCTGCGAGCACAGAGAAGCAAGCAGATCATCATGAAATCAGGTCACCAATACAAAATAAGGATCAGGAATCAAAGTACAGTAAAGAACAAACAGCAGTAGAACCTGACGAAAACTCTGAAAAACTAGAATCGGAATCACTCATTTTCAAACCAGATCCACCCGTCAACAACATGAAGTCACAGCAAGATGCAAGCAAAGATGGCGTAGTTCAGAAAGACTTTGTCTTTGGACAGATTAAGAGCTCAGGGGCAGAGGACAATTTAAAGATGATGATGGGAGTAATCGTGACTGAGAAATTGGACAATCAAGAAGGTAGTGGTGAGCCTGACACGTCCTTCCTCAATTCAAGTACAGAAACGAGTCAGAAGAGTGAATGTTTGATACATATTAACTCAGGACAAACAAAAGAAACTCTTCCCACAGAAAATAAAACTCAAAATGAAGTTGGTATGAATATTCATCATGAAGAAACCACAAAGATAAGTGTCACTGAAaatgtgactgaggaaatggCCTCTCCCTTGCAGCAGTATTCTAACATCAATCCAGAACCCCAAAGCAAAATACAAGTCGAAGGACCCATGCCTGGAAAAGCTGTGACCCCCACACTCAGTTCTATAAATAAAGCAGCAGCCGAAACTCAACCCCAGGACGTAACGACATCAGAAATGGCAGGATGCACACTCGAAACCTTTGACGCAGCAAAGAACTGCCGCAAAGATCAAGATGAAATTAAAACCAAAGAAATGACTCCACAATTAAAGGACGTCACAGACGAATTAATAAACACAGGACTCGACTCGAATCAGGATTCCAATAAGGCTGCTGCAGAAACTCAATTTCTCACACCGTCACTGGAAGAGGATATCGCACCTGACATAAATCCATCTAAACTCAGCCACATAGAAAATGAAAGTGCACCCCTACTGGAAGAATATAGAAGTGACAATACCACTCCCCAATTAGTTAAGACTGAAAGCATGAATGCATCTTCAAAACACAAAGAGTCAAACGTGGGAATTATGAATCAGCTTGAAGATGTTCACATAGACAACATTGTCATCAGCGTCATACCAGCAGCAGTCAAGactgaaaatgtggagaaacttCAGAGCACGACGGGCTCTGATGTGGCTGCAGTTgaggaacatcaacatcaagcaTCAGCGAGTGCGGGTGAAAACATGAGCACATCAATCAAAAATCAGGAAACTACTTCAAAAGACTGTGACGAGCCAAAGAAAGAGAAGTTGGAAGACAAACTGAGTGTACAAGATGTTTTAGCCAGTGTAAGAAAATTGGCTGACTCAATGAAAAACACAGACCGAAACTCTCGCATGAATACAACAAGAGAAGACAGGGGGACCGACATAGGACATACTCCACACGCCACTGAGGGAGACTACTTCCAAGTTCAAGGAATACCTGGAATATCATTGAGAGATAatagcacacacacagatgtgtCAGATGTTTCAAAAGCATTGGAACATTCCGACCAAGTATCGGCTCAGAATAAGTCAGCATCTTCCACAGTAAGTGTTGAAAATGAGAGCATGCGTAAACACGAAAGAGTTGCAGCAGATAAGAACTCTTTGACACATAGTGATTGTCCCACAGAGGTACAAAACTCAGAAAAGATGGCAACTGCCATAACGGTGGATGTGAGAAAGCAACAGACGAATTTGAGATCCGGTTTATCAGTAAGGGAAAGACATAACTCAAGAATTTCACAGCCATCAAAGGAAGAACCAGAAGTGAAAGCAAAACCAAAGAACAAAGTATCGACAATTCCTGAGATATCAGCCCTTGCAGACTATGCTAGATTAAAAGTCATTGTTCCAGAAGACAGAGAAAATAAAATTCAGGAATTCCCTCCTCACAAGAAAGAAGGATTCTTTCCACTGATACAATCTCGTCATAGCAGACGCCCAGTATTCACTGCTGAGCCACAagagaaaaaagacaaaagtgagCCAAAAAAGACAGAGATTAACACCAAAGTCAGCAAAGAGCCCAGACCGGTTGTGTTTCCCATAACTGAAAAAGAGCATCAGCGGACAGGTATGTTCAAATTGGGAGAGAAGGACAGACGAGAGAAAACCACTTCTGATGTCAAAGACCATGAAAGAGTTTTGGAAAATCAGCTACCACAgttcacacagagacaaacaacgaaAGATCAAGTTAAAAATGAGGTCAACAGGGAAGAGGTCCAAAAAGTTGACAGACAAATAGTTAGTCGTCAAAGACATAATCAAATGCAAGCATCAAGCCACTCTTCCTCaattaataaagcaagagaatgtCATCAGTCACAACCACAGAAACTAATTGATACCCCAAATCCTAATGAAAAAATGTCAGACTTGACCTCAATTGATAGTTTGGTGCTCAGGAATAAAGGCTCTTTCACAAAACCCAATGTGGAGCCAATTTTTCAAGATAGTGCTTCAAGAATTAGAAATGTTATAAATGAAGACACAACACGAGAAAGAAAATCAGAACAATCAAGAAAAGAAAAGCTTGACACTTATCAAGAAgagacaaaagacaaaagactGGCACAAGCAAAACTACAGCAACAAGAAGAAGCTTCCAAGAGAAGGGAAGCTATAATTGCAGAAGATATCAAAAAAAAGATAGAGGAGAGGCGAGCTCTCATATCAGAAGAAAGAAAACGAGCACAAAGAGAAGCAGCATATTGGGAAAAAGTCAAAGAAGCACAAAGGacggaggagggaaaaaagggaaaacaaacagAAGGCAGGAGAACAAATCCAGGAAAGGATGAAAAAAGGAACATACAAGAAGGTGAAAACACACTAAAAGCCCAAGAGGAAAAGCAAGTTAACATCTCAGGTGGGCAGAGGAACAGACTGGAACAGAGACAGGCAGAGAGAACTCCTCAAGATGAAGAGCAGATAAGAGCCGTGCTCATAGAGGAACAACGTCTAGCCAAGAGGATAGAGGAGAGGAGACTTGCGGAGCAGGCGAGGATTAAAAAGATTCAAGAGGGCCTTAGAGATGAGCAGAGGAGAGAAAGGCAAAAAAGAGCCGAACAGATGATGCGTGAGAACAAAGAGACAACTGACGGAAAGCCGAACACCAATTCCAACCTGAGAGAGGAGCAGCTGTCCAAAGATGAGAGGGTGAGTGCACCTGAAGAGCAGATAAGAGATGATGATGTCATGGCTAAGATGGAAGAAGAATATTTAACAGCTCAAAGTGAGACATCCTCGACCGGTGAGGAGCAGAAACGTGCATCGCGGTTGATGGATGCTCTTCAGTACTACACTATCACCACTGCAGATAAGAAACCCAAAGAGGGACAAACAGACTCCCCACTACCCctccaacaaaaacaacagaccTCTGTGCCTGCAGAAGAATCCGGATCACACAGAAGGTTACCCAGGCCACATGCTCCACCATCTCCTGCTCCTTCTCTTCCACGCTCCAATACTTCCTCCCCAGCACTTGGAGGCAAACCCTTGATGTTCAGAGTGAAGGATAACACCAAAGGTTCTTCTTTCACAAAATCAGTTAAACCACGCTTTCATAAGAACTTTACAGAAGAGTCCAGAGCGAATTCACCGATAGAAGGAAGAGCAGAGAGAAGAGAGGATGATCTTGAGGTACTGAGGCGTAACACCGGCACGCCCATCAACCCTGACGCAGTCAAAGGATTAAACCGACTAACTCCTATTAACGAATCTTCTGTCTCTCAGCCAGCATCTTCCTCACAAGATCACTCAGCCCCTCTTGCACATCACAGGCCCTTCTCCAGGAGAAGCATCGCTCTGGATGATGACGACTCTCGATCGGTTATCAGTAACATGTCTGAGGATGTACAGAGTTTTGCCACCGGTTCTGTTGACATAGCAGATTTGAGAGGACTGTATGATTACGAAAGGCCGGTCTCAGCCTGCAGCTTTAGCAGTGATATGTCCCGTTTGGGAAAACCTCCAAGTGTTCCCCCAAAGAGTGACAAAGCCTTGCGCAGGGCACAAAGATTGACAACTCGTAGGATAAAGAAAGAGGTGACGCAAAGCTCAGCAACCAACCCTGCAGAGAAAACACAACAGGAAGCCACCGATAGGCCTGCTTCTGCCTCCACCGAG CTCCAGTGA